The DNA segment GTCGCACCCATTCCCGGAGGGTTCTGCTCAGCCGAACGAGCGCAACGCGGACGATGTCAACCCCGCGGAGGATGAGGCTGTCGCGCCGTGGCGGCTCGGCTCGGCGGAATGTGGCACCCACTGCTCTTCCTGCCGCGGCGAGACGACGACCCACAGGGGCCAGCAGACGACCAAACGGGGCGAGCACGGCGGCCCACCATTGACGCCGGCGGATGCGGGCAAGTCGAGCACGCTCGCGCTTCTCGATCGTGCGACCGCCGAGCCAGCGGGCGACGGCAAACAAAACGAGCACCAGCACCATCAGAACAGCAGCCGCACCGAACCCGCGGGCGATCATGGTGGGTTCGGGCGACTTCACGAACTGGAAAACCGCGAGCGGCAAGGAGATCATGGGGCCGCTGGTGGGGTTGAGGTTCAGAGCGGCGGTGAAACCGGACGTGAGAAGAACCGGGGAGGTCTCACCGATGCCGCGCGCGGTCGCGAGGATGATCGCGGTCGTGAGCCCCGACCGAGCTGTCGGAAGGATGACGTGCCACACCGTCCGCCACTGGCCGGAACCCAGACCGATCGCTCCCTCTTTCAGGGTCGCGGGCACCATGCGGATCACGACGTCCGACGATCGGATCATGATCGGCAGCATCATCACGCTGATGGCGAAGGCCGCAGCCAGGCCCGACTTCTCGAGCCCGAGAATGAGGATCACGGTGGCATAGATGAAGAGGCCGGCGACGATCGAGGGAAGCGCCGACATCGCCTCGACGACGGTGCGGACGAAACTGGCGAAGCGCCCGGGCATCTCGTTCATGTAGAGGGCAGTGAGGATACCGAGCGGAATCGTGATGGCGAGCGCGATCGTAATCTGGATGAGGG comes from the Microcella frigidaquae genome and includes:
- the pstA gene encoding phosphate ABC transporter permease PstA; this translates as MFSLVGAVTASLATTWLLSSQLLPITGVLPVLLVAYVLFLVYYALLLSFTEPAMIVKDAVATAVIQTFALVVVGTLLFIVGFTIIRGAEALRFPNFFVQDMSLAGPLDPLSQGGILHAIVGSLIQITIALAITIPLGILTALYMNEMPGRFASFVRTVVEAMSALPSIVAGLFIYATVILILGLEKSGLAAAFAISVMMLPIMIRSSDVVIRMVPATLKEGAIGLGSGQWRTVWHVILPTARSGLTTAIILATARGIGETSPVLLTSGFTAALNLNPTSGPMISLPLAVFQFVKSPEPTMIARGFGAAAVLMVLVLVLFAVARWLGGRTIEKRERARLARIRRRQWWAAVLAPFGRLLAPVGRRLAAAGRAVGATFRRAEPPRRDSLILRGVDIVRVALVRLSRTLREWVRRTWVDASSRASEPDAPPAPAVATDAPRPEGDKS